The stretch of DNA CATTGCAATTTGCAAATACTCTTTGCGCATTTGCTAAATGAAATTAAAGACAAAGCTGAGCAATCAGGAAACAACACGCAAGAGCTCATTCATCGCTCGCAAAATAGGCTGCACAAATACAAAGACTTGGTGATTCATTTACCACACATCGATGAAAGTGAGGTGTTTCTCATGTATACCTCGCTATCACCAGCCGAGCGTAAGTTTGCCAAAGCGGGGACAGAAGCGCTCTCTTTTGCCATTGATGCCTTAGAACAAGCGAAGTCGTAACCATATTTACGCCCCTATTTTGGGGCGTGACTGTCTACATTTCCCCTCTTTCCCTATCAAAAGCACGATAGTTAATACCAAACTTGCACGCCATTGAATAACCTATCGTTTCAAACTCAGTTATGGTTTATCCTAACTTCTATAATTGTTTGTTATGGTAATCACGTCATGCTTAACCCTGTTTGGTTAAAAACGTTTATCACTCTGATAGAAACTGGCCATTTTACTCGTACCGCCGAGAAACTGTTTATGACCCAACCAGGGGTCAGTCAGCACATAAAGAAACTCGAAAGGGAATGTGGACATTTGTTGATTGAGCGAAACAACAAAAGTTTTGATATCACCACTCAAGGTCAAGCAGTGTATGACTACGCGAAGAAGCAGCAACAATTAGAAGCGCAATTGATTGCCGGGCTTGAACCAGACTCTCCATATAAAGGAACAGTTAGGCTGGCTTGTTCAGGATCTTTAGCTTTACTGCTCTATCCACACCTATTGGATCTTCAAGATCAGCACCGTGAATTGATCCCCCATATTGAAGCAGCGCCAAAACGTAAAGTGATCGCCGATATTCTCTCTGGTGACGCGGATATTGGCATTGTCACCAGTATTCCGACAGATAAGCGTCTAGTCAGCCAACAGCTTTCGATCGAGCCACTATGCTTAATGCTGCCCCTGTCTGCAAACATCAGTGAATTCAACCTCAGCTCTTTAGAACATATCGGACTAATTAATCATCCCGATGCGGAGAACTATCTTTCTTTATATTGCGATCTGGCAGGAGAGCGCTGGCTACAAGAGGTACGTTTCGACAAACTGCCAATCACCGGTTACGTTAATCAGCTCAGCCAAATATTATTGCCTGTAGCCAAGGGACTAGGCTTCACTGTACTGCCTATGAGCGCATTAGAGAATTTCCCGCATAAAGAACAAATAACGGTATATCAACCTCAAGAGCAGGTCTCTGAGACTCTGTATTTGATCACGAAACAGCGAGCCAACGCGCCACTGAGGTTCGCCACTGTGATAAATCAGATTGAATCGGTTCTTACAAGATAAGTCGCAACGAGAAAACGCGAGCCAGAAAATGAAAAAGAGCCATTAGGCTCTCTTTTCACACATCGAACAATTGGAATTTATGCTTCTAGCACGTCTTGTCCTGTCATCTCACATACTAATAATGCTTCATCGATATCCACATGCATGCCCATCATTGGCAAACCGTGGTGACAAACCCAAGAGCCCAAAAACACGCCGATAGCGACTGCCAGAAATGCTAAAACTAACATAGCGTTACCTCTCTTTGGTTGTTTCGATATTATTAATTTACGCTCCGATAACGCGTTAGTCAATTAAGTGAATAACAAAATCGATACATCATCACAAAAAATATGCCAACCAAACTTTTCATCTAAGACTATTTTTTGTTCGATTTTCCTTGATTAGAAACCGGTCACAATTTAATGTACAAATCTGATCTAAATCACATCCCAACACTGGTGGTGAAAAGGCTCAGCATCAATTTTTGTTGGCATTATTCCTGCAAGAATTAAGGTGTGCGGCAAACGTTACGTTAAATTACTGTTTTGGTAAGATTTAATTTTTATGAATTTAAGATTAAATCTTGAAGACATCTTTATGATAGTGAGATGTCATCCATATTAAGAGTTCAAGACAACATAAATTCCGCATAAAAATGTGACGAAAATCCTAGCTATCCGATAAAAACAAAGCTACATTCGAATAGTTCATGAGGAACTGTATTCACCCATGCTCATATCGGAGCAAGATTTTAGTGAGGGAATATCATGAAGAAAATGAGAAAAGCACAATTACATCGTATTCGCATCCAATACTGGAAAGAAGTGGCGAAACAAGTAACTAAAGCGTAGTAATTCGTGTCTATGAAACGTCTAAGCTGGCCCTGATGCCAGCTTTTGCTTTTTTAGCGCCAAGTAAAACTGCCCGCGAAGCTATATTTTCTGCTGGCTAATCAAAGCCAAGCAAACCGACAGTCTGTCACTTATTAGAAAACTGCGTCTTTTACCCTTTAAGCAACACGATCGGTGGTTGGCAACGCTGCAGCTAACTCTTGTAAAATTGATAATGTAGATTTGGCAAAAATGTGTTTGTCTTTCCACCCAACCAATTGCACCATTCTCACTTTTCCAGACAGTAGCGCTTGGCTTACGATACGATTCACCATCTGCACATCCAGACTGCGCTCTGAACTGAGCTGTGATGGGCAACTTAATGACATTAAATCGATGTTGAGCACCACATGCTCACAATGTGCTAAATAGCTATCTATCTGCTCTTTCAAATGGAATCGTTGGGTAAATTGACACTCAGACAAGGTTAGCCAATCGCAGCCAAGATCTTCTGCATATTCAATGGTTTTTTCGTTTTGACGAGCACCATCAATGCCCATACAAAATAAGCGCAGATCATGAAAACGCGCCATGGCAAAATGATAGGCAGAGCCAAGCTCCGGCTCTAGTGTCGCTTTGATCTCAAATTGATTCCCAATATGAATCACACCAACGTCTTTACGATTCGCCATGATCAAAGGTAGTGCATGCAGCACGCCTTCCGTGCAGTTACTGAATACGACAGGTAGGGTCTGCGATTCAAAATAACGGCTCAGATTCAATTGATAACGGCCAATCATTTGTTCAGATAAGCGATAATGACCACCGTTAAGCCAGCGTGTGTGCTTCTGCTCTGCCAACCATTCAAAGACATCTTGCAGACTTTGATCGGCCATTTCGAACTCAACTTGCTTCATGGGTTTAATCGATTGAGCAATACTCATCAATACCATTGGAAAAGCAGATGTATTAGCCACTCGTTGAGTTTTATTACGTCGAAATAGACCGAACATATTCGCTACCTTTCTGGGGGCAAAGCCCTAGCTGCTTGAAGGACGTGAAGAATGATCCTTTGCTGGTTTTGCTGAACTCGGTGTGCAGGTGCCATTACCGAAATCGCCCCGACCAGTTTAGATCCTTTCATCACTGGAGCACTGATGCCTGACACGCCAGGATCAATCTCCGATGTACTAAATGCGTATCCCTGCGCACGAATCGCCTCAAGATCATTTTGCCATTCGCTAATTCGATGAGCTTCACCGAAATGACGCAGGATTTTTTCACGCCTTTGGGCGGGCATGAAAGCCAGCATAACTTTTGAGGATGCGCCCCTCAAAAGCGGCTGGCTCTGCCCTTGAACATAGCTACAACGCAATGCTTGCATACTCTCTTTACGGCTTACGCAAAGAGCTCGGTAGCCTACAGGCACCATATATGCGGCCATTTCACCAGTTTGTTTTTGTAAACGGTTTAGCACTGCGTCGACCGCATCTAAATCGTGTTGGCTGGTTTCATAGCTGCGCATTAAAAGCAATGCAGCCGGACCGATGATCAAGGTTTTGTCACTTGGACTTTCCTCAATCAAGTTCCATTCTTTTAATAATTTGAGGTGTCGATACAGACTACTGATCGGCGTACCTAACATATCGCTAAGTGTCTTAGCGGTTACAGGCTCATCATTTACCGCAACTTGCATCAGCAATTGCAGTAACTTTTCATTTACCTGACCTGAATTTTGTTTCATTGAATTCACACTGATGTTTTAACGTTTCAATTTGTATTGACCAAATCCTATTCCTAGAATATGAGAATTTATTATCACGCAGAATAACGTTTTCTCATTATATAGGAATGATGAGCGATTTATTCATTTACCGTACTGAGGGATGCAAACGTTTAGCTAAAATTTGTCTTATTTAAGTAGGATTACAGGCAATAGATGGCGTGCAAATGAATATTTGGTGAAATGACGCAAGGGAAGTGAAAACAGCATTTCTTGATAGACGAGAAAAATAGAAAAGAAATATATCGACGAATAACCAGTAGATTATGTGCCGATGTGGGTACCAACATAACGCTCAACGACCACACATCGACGCCAGTATTTAGCGAAAGTGAACAACTAGATATCTTCTTCCAACATATCTTCATCGATAAGCGATTTGCAGCTGATTTTGTAGTGATCATAAGAAAATACCGCTGAGCCATGCACACGTTTAGTCGTGACTTTGTCTTCCCCAAACTGGACAATCACTCGGGTATACACTTTCTTCGTCGCTTGCACTGTATTTTCTTCTAGCAGACGGTCAAATTCTTCGGCATGCACATCGCGCGCAATCTTTATCTTTTCCATCTGAGCACTCGCTGTCGCTTTCTTCTTATCCAGCTTGGCTTCATCTTCTGGGTTGCGCTCAGCCTTAGGGCGTTTTTTCATCTCGAGTTCTTTACGCACCAACCCCATCGTGACTTCTTGGGCGGTTTGATAGTGCTCTTTGTATTTAACTTGGCGCTCTTTGTGCATCTTGTAACGAGCAAAAGCGTGAACGTGCGTTGCGGTATCGCCTTCTACCCCCAAGTTCACACACACCACCTTGCCTCCAACCTTGGCGGTTCCGCCACTCAACGTACCTTGACGGCCATTTGAGTCAGACACCGTCAGATCATTACCACAACGAATTTCGTTGTTCATACAGTGGATCTGCAGATCAATATTCTGCCCAGCTTGTAGCTCAGCAAATTGCGCATAGTTAGCCGAAATGGATCCTCCAGCTTTGACAATACAAGTTTTCTCTTGATCTTCAGAGACATTATGCCCAATGATCCCTTTACAGATCTCTATATCACCTTGTGCTTGAACATCCGCAGATTCAACAAATCCATGAATGATCGCATTGCCCGTCACCCGCACTTTCATATCAGACTCGATGTTGCCCTTAACGATAAGGTTTCCTTTGAATTTGATATGTCCAGTCGCCACGCCGATGCTTTCCAGCACTAACACTTCGTCTACGTCGACACTGCATTGATGCAAAATCGGCATGCCCGTTGTTGTCGCAACCAGAACATTGGGGTCACTCTCTGAAAACGCCGTGCCTTTGCCCTCTTTGAGAGGCAAATCATTTCCTGCACCAACTTCTATTATTTTGCCTTGAACCGTTAGACCCGGTTCACCTTGTGTTGGTGGCATCTTACGCATCAATGGTTGCCCAACGGCCACGCTTACGGTTTCACCGAGATTAAGCATATCAACCTTGCCTGCTTCCTCTTCAACCGGAGCAAGTACTTGCTTTGAGATATCCTTAATCAATGGAATAAAACGCGCGTCACGCCCCTCTTTCGGCTTTTTACCCACAGCAACCGCTTGTGTGTATTTTTTCCCCGGTTTAAGTTGCGCGCTCACCGCCAACACTTTTTTAAGCGCTAATTTATTGATACCTTTGGTCACCGAAGCAGAAGCCAGCGCATGGATAACTTTAGGACCATCAAGTGGCTTACCCCCATAGGCTCCTGTCACCACCATACTGGCTAACATTCCGTCGTCTGAAATAACCATCTCAACATCGGCATCTAACTTTTCTGCGACAAGAACGCCCTTAAACGCTTCACCTTTCCCCTCTTTCGCTAATGTGAGAAATCTATGGACATCGTCCTGATGAACGAAATAAGACGCAGCGCCAAGTGACGCAACAGCTTCGTTAAACCCAACTAAATCCATATCACTTGGCAGTGACATTTCTTTAGGCAGTTTCGCCATAATTTGTTTCTTATCGTCAGAGAAAACGACGATTTCTTCCCACATGCTTTATCCTAAATGGAGACAGTTCAACTTTGAGTGTATATAAGTTCTCGAGATATAAGTATGAAAGCGATAGCATTTTCAGGCATAAGTCAGTGAAAACTCGCCAAAGAGAAGTAACAAAGCGTGTCTGATAACAAATCGACACTATTTTTTGATGCTCAGCTTACCAAAGTATGGTTTTAAAGAAGAAGAGATAATGCGTGGCGAGAGAATTCACCACGCTTTGAATCAACACGAGTTGAGGAATTAGAAGTGGAAACGAGCACCGGTGTAGAAACCACCCACCTGCACTTTGTAATCGTCAAAATGCGCGGTTGCGATTTTATAGCCAAGACCGATAGAGAAGCTCTCACCAATCTGATAACCAAATTCACCGCCTAGTTGATAACCTACTTTACTGTCATCTTTCATGCCCGCATCGGTAAAATCGATTTTCATATCACCAATACCTGCGATAACAGCAAGGTACCAGTTTTCTTCGTAAAACACCGGTTTTAGATTCAAAAATAGACCACGGCCATCAACGGTACCCGTCGTGAGGTCCGCTTCACCATAAAGGCTATATTCAAGCTCTGCGATAATGCTGACATTTTCTCTTGATTGCGTTTCATAACCCGCAATCAAGTTAAAACTGTTGTCGTTTTGCGATGACGACTCTAAACCGGATACGTCAAATTCAGTGTCGTTCTCAAAAGTAAAATCGGCTCCAACAAAGAAGCCAGGGTTTGCAAATGCTGGCGTGCTAAGTAGCGCCGCAAGCAGAGTAAGATTCTTTATCTTCATCACCTAGATCCATCTGATGCTATAACATCATGACGTTAAACATTTTTATTAGGATCTGCAACGGAGTTTTCTTAGAGTGGATCGCAGTGATTTAAGAATTAAATTACATCATTACATTGTGCCGATCGATGCCTTAACAACCGCGTAAAAAAGCAAGCACTTCAAGCTGGGTGTACACTTTATGTTCAAGCTGCATCATCACGCAGGGTTCTGACTGGGAATACGGTGCCAATTCGACTCATTAAACTGATAAAAAGCAATATTCTCATTCTCTTCGCCATTGGGTTTGTATTTTTTACACTCCCCACGATGGCTCAACCACTGCCCGATGTCGCAACAATACAAGCTAACATTGACCAGCTGAATAGCGAATCCCCAAAAAACGAAACGTTGATCAACCAGTACACAAACTTGTTAACGCAAGTACAGCAGTTCGATCCTCTAGAAAAGCAACGTGACGATTACCGCAAGATCATTACTCAATTTCCAACTTTGCGTGAACGATTAGAAAATCAGATTAATGGCGTAGCGCAATTGGATCTCTTCAAAACTCAAGACTTACGGGGTTATAACGATCTTTCTCAAGCGATAGCTTCGTTACAAGCCGCGCTTAGTG from Vibrio taketomensis encodes:
- a CDS encoding LysR family transcriptional regulator — translated: MLNPVWLKTFITLIETGHFTRTAEKLFMTQPGVSQHIKKLERECGHLLIERNNKSFDITTQGQAVYDYAKKQQQLEAQLIAGLEPDSPYKGTVRLACSGSLALLLYPHLLDLQDQHRELIPHIEAAPKRKVIADILSGDADIGIVTSIPTDKRLVSQQLSIEPLCLMLPLSANISEFNLSSLEHIGLINHPDAENYLSLYCDLAGERWLQEVRFDKLPITGYVNQLSQILLPVAKGLGFTVLPMSALENFPHKEQITVYQPQEQVSETLYLITKQRANAPLRFATVINQIESVLTR
- a CDS encoding arginase codes for the protein MFGLFRRNKTQRVANTSAFPMVLMSIAQSIKPMKQVEFEMADQSLQDVFEWLAEQKHTRWLNGGHYRLSEQMIGRYQLNLSRYFESQTLPVVFSNCTEGVLHALPLIMANRKDVGVIHIGNQFEIKATLEPELGSAYHFAMARFHDLRLFCMGIDGARQNEKTIEYAEDLGCDWLTLSECQFTQRFHLKEQIDSYLAHCEHVVLNIDLMSLSCPSQLSSERSLDVQMVNRIVSQALLSGKVRMVQLVGWKDKHIFAKSTLSILQELAAALPTTDRVA
- a CDS encoding IclR family transcriptional regulator; this translates as MKQNSGQVNEKLLQLLMQVAVNDEPVTAKTLSDMLGTPISSLYRHLKLLKEWNLIEESPSDKTLIIGPAALLLMRSYETSQHDLDAVDAVLNRLQKQTGEMAAYMVPVGYRALCVSRKESMQALRCSYVQGQSQPLLRGASSKVMLAFMPAQRREKILRHFGEAHRISEWQNDLEAIRAQGYAFSTSEIDPGVSGISAPVMKGSKLVGAISVMAPAHRVQQNQQRIILHVLQAARALPPER
- a CDS encoding DUF342 domain-containing protein, producing the protein MWEEIVVFSDDKKQIMAKLPKEMSLPSDMDLVGFNEAVASLGAASYFVHQDDVHRFLTLAKEGKGEAFKGVLVAEKLDADVEMVISDDGMLASMVVTGAYGGKPLDGPKVIHALASASVTKGINKLALKKVLAVSAQLKPGKKYTQAVAVGKKPKEGRDARFIPLIKDISKQVLAPVEEEAGKVDMLNLGETVSVAVGQPLMRKMPPTQGEPGLTVQGKIIEVGAGNDLPLKEGKGTAFSESDPNVLVATTTGMPILHQCSVDVDEVLVLESIGVATGHIKFKGNLIVKGNIESDMKVRVTGNAIIHGFVESADVQAQGDIEICKGIIGHNVSEDQEKTCIVKAGGSISANYAQFAELQAGQNIDLQIHCMNNEIRCGNDLTVSDSNGRQGTLSGGTAKVGGKVVCVNLGVEGDTATHVHAFARYKMHKERQVKYKEHYQTAQEVTMGLVRKELEMKKRPKAERNPEDEAKLDKKKATASAQMEKIKIARDVHAEEFDRLLEENTVQATKKVYTRVIVQFGEDKVTTKRVHGSAVFSYDHYKISCKSLIDEDMLEEDI
- a CDS encoding outer membrane beta-barrel protein translates to MKIKNLTLLAALLSTPAFANPGFFVGADFTFENDTEFDVSGLESSSQNDNSFNLIAGYETQSRENVSIIAELEYSLYGEADLTTGTVDGRGLFLNLKPVFYEENWYLAVIAGIGDMKIDFTDAGMKDDSKVGYQLGGEFGYQIGESFSIGLGYKIATAHFDDYKVQVGGFYTGARFHF